CCGAAGCGCCGAGCAAGCCTCGCTGCCTGAGTCCCCTTCCCACTTCCTGGACCACCTGAGGGGAACAAAGACGGTCAGGATCCACCTCATACTGGTTCTGGTTTATATCTCTTCCTGGTAAGAGGTCTGAACAGGAACCAGTATTAGGTCAAAACTAAACTGTAGTTTAAAACTCTTACTGGTTCTGGTTCAGACCTCCTTACTGGTTCAGACCTGGTTTTGGTTCTGATCTTCTACTGGTTCTAGTTCAGACCTCTTACTGGTTCTGGTTCAGACCTCTTACTGGTTTTGGTTCAGACTTACTGGTTCTGGGTCAGACCTCTTACTGGTTTTGGTTCAGACCTCTTACCAGTTCTAGTTCTGACCTCTTAGTGGTCTGTGGTTCAGACTTCTCACTGGTTCTGGTTCAGACCTCTTACTGGTTTTGTTTCAGACCTTTAACTCGTTCTGGTTCAGATTTTCTTAccgatgatgaagatgatgagggGACGTGGCCTCTGAGCAGTCAGACCACTGACTTCCTGCAGGAGTCCAGAACTTTCCGTCATGTCAGAGTCTGAGTCTATGGAGATCTGAGACTGGACTCGAGGCGGAAGAGGACCAGAAagaggagctgagaggaggAACAGTTAGAGGGGTCACATCAAATCTCTGAGACTCTAAAAttatctttctgtctttctgttcaTTCCTGAACAACAAAGTTCCTCAAGAACTGAACTCCACAAGAAGTGAACTCCTCTTGAAACTGTACACCTTGGATTCGGTTTGGGGTTCCAGAAACATGAACTCCATCTGAGATCCTGAAGAACTGCACTGCAGCTGAACACTCACACTGAGTAAATCTCTATGTTTTTCAGTCTCTTACCTTCGGTGCTGAACGCCTCTGTGTCTTGTTCCTTCCTCTCAGGGTTCACAGGCGGGGTCACTACGGGTCCAGGTGGAGCTGGGGGGAGGACTTTGGGTTCAGGAGCTGTTTTGGGGGGCACACATGGTGTCTTATTGCTGATGGAGGATACCACTGGTGTTGTTTGGGGTTCTGGATGCAAGTTTTGGAGTTTTCGGGGTACTATCGGAGGTAATGACGGTGTTTGGAGTTTTGGGAGTGTTGTGGGAGGTATCCGCTGTGTTATTTGGGTTATTGATGGTCTTACTGGAGATGTTTGGACTATTGGAAGAGTTGTTTTGAGTTTTAGAGGGGCTATAGGAGGTAATGATGGTGTAATTGGAAGTACTAGAGGTGTTGTTTGAGGTATTGGAGAAGTTATCTGGAGTTTTGGGGGTGTTGTGGAGGGTATAGGTGTTATTTTGGGGGGTACTGATGGTGTTGTGGGGGGTATCTGGGGATTTATTGGAGGTACGGATGATATTTTCAGCAGTGTTGATGGTGTTTTAGGGGGTCCAGATGTTGTTTTGGAGGGTCTGGGGCTCGGCTGGTGTCTCTCCAGGTGGATGAAGGTGTCCCAGGTGACCGCCTCAGGACCCCCCAGCTGTGCAGTCGTGGTCAGGCAGCAGTGCAGGAAGCTGACGGGGTCGTTAGGACGATGGTACAGGAGACCTGTCAACAGACTCTGACACACAGACGACGGAGTGGCTGATGAAGCAGACTGATAATTAAGCAGACTGATTTTTTGTCCGTAACGAGCGTTAAATGTATATTGATGGAAAATGGATATTTTCGGTCTGATGTGGATCAGGGTCTGCAGCTGGTAACTGAACTGGATTTTCGACCCCTCTTCCTGTCCATTTCTATTTCTGAGTGCCGTTACTGTGGCAACAAACATGT
The genomic region above belongs to Plectropomus leopardus isolate mb unplaced genomic scaffold, YSFRI_Pleo_2.0 unplaced_scaffold15487, whole genome shotgun sequence and contains:
- the LOC121964394 gene encoding adenylate kinase isoenzyme 5-like, which translates into the protein MSGGDVKEYLSHHHVPQLLESLLTGLLYHRPNDPVSFLHCCLTTTAQLGGPEAVTWDTFIHLERHQPSPRPSKTTSGPPKTPSTLLKISSVPPINPQIPPTTPSVPPKITPIPSTTPPKLQITSPIPQTTPLVLPITPSLPPIAPLKLKTTLPIVQTSPVRPSITQITQRIPPTTLPKLQTPSLPPIVPRKLQNLHPEPQTTPVVSSISNKTPCVPPKTAPEPKVLPPAPPGPVVTPPVNPERKEQDTEAFSTEAPLSGPLPPRVQSQISIDSDSDMTESSGLLQEVSGLTAQRPRPLIIFIIGGPGSGKGTQAARLARRFGFGVVSLDELLRRQLLSHASPSRRWEVISEMMGHGQLGAQEETIAELRRQLIGPRGVTGVIVDGFPRDVHQALSFQEQIGCPDLVMLLLCSNETLRCRLQQRAAQLGLLGDNSHALRRRLETFQRDIVSISRYYRQLHLLTQVHLLTHLLTHLLTHLLTQLQIYLLTHLLKGTPADTPAD